In Desulfosediminicola ganghwensis, a single window of DNA contains:
- the tnpA gene encoding IS66 family insertion sequence element accessory protein TnpA produces the protein MNGTISKLQQKQEYWQKHITAWQSSNLSQKTYCQSHGIALATFGYWKRKLKNLNDRQVAFYPLTVPATLPDNPVTASPASIAVHVNRFKLEIQSDFCAEQLKKAVKTLEQLT, from the coding sequence GTGAACGGCACAATCTCGAAACTACAGCAGAAGCAGGAATACTGGCAAAAACATATCACTGCTTGGCAATCAAGTAATCTGAGTCAGAAAACCTATTGTCAATCGCACGGCATTGCTCTGGCGACATTTGGCTACTGGAAGCGCAAACTAAAAAACCTGAATGATAGGCAGGTTGCGTTTTACCCACTTACTGTACCAGCAACACTTCCAGATAATCCTGTTACGGCTTCTCCTGCTAGCATCGCAGTACATGTCAATCGATTTAAGCTCGAAATTCAGAGTGACTTCTGCGCCGAACAATTGAAAAAAGCTGTGAAGACCCTGGAGCAGCTAACATGA
- the tnpB gene encoding IS66 family insertion sequence element accessory protein TnpB (TnpB, as the term is used for proteins encoded by IS66 family insertion elements, is considered an accessory protein, since TnpC, encoded by a neighboring gene, is a DDE family transposase.), with amino-acid sequence MIPTPANVRVYIALGVTDMRKSINGLSLLVEDQFDLDLFSGSLFAFCNRKRDMVKILYWYQNGFCIWQKRLEADVFRWPESEEEVIEVHETALQWLLHGLDVQQAHMQLSYNSVS; translated from the coding sequence ATGATTCCCACTCCAGCAAATGTCCGAGTCTACATTGCTCTCGGGGTTACCGATATGCGCAAGTCAATAAACGGTTTGTCTCTTCTTGTTGAAGATCAGTTTGACCTCGATCTTTTCTCGGGCAGTCTGTTCGCTTTCTGTAATAGGAAAAGGGATATGGTCAAGATCCTTTACTGGTATCAAAATGGTTTTTGCATCTGGCAAAAACGACTTGAGGCAGATGTCTTTCGTTGGCCGGAATCAGAAGAAGAGGTAATTGAAGTCCATGAAACTGCTTTGCAGTGGCTTTTACATGGGCTTGATGTGCAACAGGCTCACATGCAACTTAGCTACAATTCAGTATCATAA
- the tnpC gene encoding IS66 family transposase, with the protein MNFDTANLPDDPAELKRLLVETQRRYERETELLREQVRLLYAKLFGKKSEKGGAEAGVMQLPLFDMPEPEVEPVAEVVEVPEHTRAKRGRKPLPANLPRVEIVHDIPEDDKVCNCGAELDRIGEDISEKLDIVPAIIRVVRHIRPKYACKACEGLESEGPVVKIAPPPKQIISKGIATAGLLAHILTAKFCDALPFYRQERQFSRLGAEIPRATMANWAMKAAGACTPLLELLWREIHSGPLINIDETSVQVLAEPGRSPTTKSYMWICRGGDPHHPGLIYHYAPSRSAKIARELLAGYRGAVQSDGYAGYDFLDTQPNIAHAGCWAHVRRKFVDAQKGRGKTKKAGSTDVALNYIRQIYAIEKEAAKQGLADEDLLALRRKKARPILEDFFLWLSKKSSQVTPKSLLGSAVNYTLNQWKRLLVYLDIPEMTPDNNAAENAIRPFVVGRKNWLFAGTQEGAKASAVIYSLVETAKANNLEPYNYLRYLFEKLPFAESRSELLKLLPMNLKADDLRIAGNVSGV; encoded by the coding sequence ATGAATTTCGATACAGCAAACCTTCCTGATGACCCGGCAGAACTCAAACGACTTCTCGTTGAAACCCAACGTCGTTACGAGCGGGAAACCGAGCTTTTACGAGAGCAGGTTCGTCTACTCTATGCCAAACTGTTTGGCAAAAAAAGTGAAAAAGGAGGAGCCGAAGCAGGCGTGATGCAACTGCCTCTCTTTGACATGCCTGAACCTGAGGTTGAGCCAGTTGCCGAGGTTGTTGAAGTCCCTGAACATACTCGAGCGAAACGAGGCCGCAAGCCGTTACCGGCTAACCTGCCCAGGGTCGAAATCGTACATGACATTCCCGAAGATGATAAAGTCTGCAATTGTGGGGCGGAGCTGGATCGTATAGGTGAGGATATTTCCGAAAAGTTGGATATCGTCCCAGCTATTATACGGGTTGTGCGTCATATTCGCCCTAAATATGCTTGTAAAGCCTGTGAAGGATTGGAGTCTGAAGGGCCAGTGGTGAAAATTGCACCACCGCCAAAGCAGATTATCAGCAAGGGAATTGCTACCGCGGGCTTACTCGCCCATATACTTACTGCAAAATTCTGTGATGCACTGCCATTTTACCGGCAGGAAAGACAATTTTCCCGGCTGGGAGCTGAAATACCCAGGGCAACCATGGCTAATTGGGCAATGAAAGCTGCCGGTGCCTGCACACCACTTCTTGAACTGCTGTGGCGAGAGATTCATTCCGGTCCGTTAATCAATATCGATGAAACCTCGGTTCAGGTTCTGGCTGAACCGGGGCGGTCACCAACAACTAAATCGTATATGTGGATATGTCGCGGTGGTGATCCACATCATCCCGGCCTGATCTATCATTATGCTCCAAGTCGTTCAGCCAAAATTGCAAGGGAGCTGCTTGCGGGATATCGTGGAGCCGTGCAATCAGATGGTTACGCTGGGTACGACTTTCTTGATACGCAACCGAATATTGCCCACGCTGGCTGTTGGGCTCATGTTCGCCGTAAATTTGTTGATGCACAAAAAGGTCGTGGCAAAACCAAAAAGGCGGGCAGCACCGATGTAGCGCTGAACTATATTCGACAAATTTATGCAATTGAAAAAGAGGCAGCTAAACAAGGTCTTGCAGATGAAGACCTGCTTGCCTTGCGTCGAAAAAAGGCTCGGCCGATTCTGGAAGATTTCTTCCTTTGGCTGAGCAAAAAGTCTAGCCAAGTGACACCGAAGAGTTTGCTTGGATCTGCGGTGAATTATACCCTCAACCAGTGGAAACGCTTATTGGTCTACCTCGATATTCCTGAAATGACGCCGGACAATAATGCCGCTGAGAACGCAATACGCCCATTTGTCGTTGGCAGAAAAAACTGGCTGTTTGCAGGAACACAGGAAGGTGCTAAGGCGAGCGCCGTGATCTATAGCCTGGTTGAAACAGCCAAGGCCAATAATTTGGAACCGTATAACTACCTTCGATATCTATTTGAAAAATTACCGTTTGCAGAATCTCGTTCAGAGCTGTTGAAACTTTTGCCGATGAATTTAAAAGCTGACGATCTACGAATAGCTGGAAATGTGAGTGGGGTTTAA
- a CDS encoding TraR/DksA family transcriptional regulator translates to MAAQRIKEYRPTEDEEYMNERQLEFFRVQLVTRRVELVASIAGFSKNLKETNIRKPDPVDQSSNHTDMSRDLQTRHRQQKLIRDIDYALERIADREYGYCEVSGEEIGLRRLLARPVATMSVDVQEMYERKASGHQRFAVTSCVI, encoded by the coding sequence ATGGCAGCACAGAGGATCAAAGAGTACCGGCCAACTGAAGATGAAGAGTACATGAATGAGCGTCAACTCGAATTTTTCAGAGTTCAGCTTGTCACACGGCGAGTTGAACTGGTGGCTTCAATTGCAGGTTTTTCAAAAAACTTAAAAGAGACCAATATTCGTAAGCCGGATCCGGTAGACCAAAGCTCAAATCACACAGATATGAGCCGAGACTTGCAGACGAGACATCGACAGCAGAAATTGATACGGGATATCGATTATGCGCTTGAACGAATTGCAGATCGGGAATATGGCTATTGTGAAGTGAGTGGTGAAGAAATCGGTTTGAGGCGATTGCTTGCTCGTCCAGTGGCGACAATGAGTGTTGACGTGCAGGAAATGTATGAGCGTAAAGCGAGTGGCCATCAACGGTTTGCTGTCACATCGTGTGTGATATAG
- a CDS encoding ABC transporter ATP-binding protein: MSRISQYIALAGTITPKRGVLLLLIGLMLIENGLALCTPWIAGQLTNTILTDSSDSIFSYQQILGIWFLIIIVQTIFGYFHGVLSSTTSERMLTRMRNRIYTHLQSLPLSFHNERKHGETLALITNESAIISFFVTGTLISILPQLLTAAGAVLCVALISPLIASLITFLVPIFFIAIKLLGRQIRPISKKLMDQYAATFSLAEENLGALALIKASNRERHENQRFTASNERLFNLNAQYIREQGRLAPVIKFLATSIVLLILFLAGEHIASGAISTGEIVTVVMYGMLLTQPISRLADIYGQIQRTRSAADKLLDVLHLAPEDLDGGPPLQTVDGTISFDRVCFSYPGRTTIINDFSLSISKGELIAIVGENGSGKSTIAHLLMRLYSPDKGTITIDGTDISSVSLNSLRRQIGYVQQNVMLFNTTVKDNIRFARPDASDEEILKAAHASHSSKFISELPGGFDTIIGDHGVKLSGGQKQRLSLARALLMNSPILILDEATAMFDPEGEIAFLQENRPAFQQKTVIIITHRPASLQLADRIIHIDKGRLVHIEEPALAKNSCHSYNLQDSYLPSQSAQPNFS, translated from the coding sequence ATGAGTCGAATATCTCAATATATAGCACTTGCTGGAACTATAACTCCCAAACGTGGTGTTCTCCTTCTACTCATTGGCCTGATGCTCATTGAAAATGGTCTTGCATTATGCACTCCATGGATTGCCGGACAACTGACCAACACCATCTTAACAGACAGCTCTGATTCGATTTTTTCATATCAACAAATATTAGGTATCTGGTTTTTAATAATTATCGTCCAAACCATTTTTGGCTATTTTCACGGCGTTTTGTCCTCTACCACCAGTGAAAGAATGCTTACCAGAATGCGAAACAGGATTTATACGCATCTGCAAAGTTTGCCGTTATCATTTCACAATGAACGCAAGCACGGTGAGACGCTCGCACTGATTACCAATGAAAGCGCGATCATCAGCTTTTTCGTTACTGGCACCTTAATAAGTATTTTGCCACAATTGCTTACCGCTGCTGGTGCAGTTCTCTGCGTCGCACTGATTAGCCCTCTTATCGCTTCACTCATCACATTTCTGGTTCCAATTTTTTTTATCGCCATAAAACTGCTGGGGCGGCAAATCAGACCTATTTCCAAAAAACTCATGGATCAATATGCAGCTACCTTCTCTCTTGCTGAAGAGAACCTCGGAGCGCTTGCACTCATAAAAGCATCTAACAGAGAGCGTCATGAAAACCAGAGATTTACGGCCAGCAATGAACGACTTTTCAACCTCAACGCTCAATACATTCGAGAACAAGGCCGGTTAGCACCTGTTATAAAATTCCTGGCCACCTCAATAGTCCTTCTCATTCTATTTCTGGCAGGTGAGCATATTGCTTCTGGTGCTATCAGCACTGGAGAGATAGTCACTGTAGTGATGTATGGTATGCTGCTTACCCAGCCCATCAGCAGGCTTGCCGACATTTATGGCCAGATCCAGCGTACCAGAAGTGCAGCCGACAAATTATTGGATGTTCTGCACCTCGCCCCCGAAGATCTCGATGGCGGCCCACCGCTTCAGACAGTTGACGGTACAATTTCTTTTGATCGAGTATGCTTTTCCTACCCTGGACGAACGACTATCATCAATGATTTTTCTCTTTCCATTTCCAAAGGGGAACTGATAGCTATTGTTGGTGAAAACGGTTCCGGAAAATCCACGATTGCTCACCTTCTCATGCGCCTCTATTCCCCGGACAAAGGTACCATCACCATAGATGGTACAGACATTTCCAGTGTTTCCCTGAATAGCCTGCGCAGGCAGATTGGTTATGTCCAGCAAAACGTGATGCTTTTCAACACCACGGTTAAAGACAACATCCGTTTCGCCAGGCCTGATGCCAGTGATGAGGAAATTCTCAAGGCAGCACACGCATCTCACTCCAGTAAGTTTATTTCCGAACTTCCTGGCGGTTTTGATACCATCATAGGTGATCACGGTGTTAAACTTTCGGGTGGCCAGAAACAAAGGCTTTCGCTTGCACGCGCATTGCTTATGAATTCACCAATACTCATTCTGGATGAAGCAACAGCAATGTTCGACCCGGAAGGTGAGATAGCTTTTTTGCAGGAAAACCGCCCTGCATTTCAGCAAAAAACCGTAATTATCATTACGCACAGACCAGCCAGCCTGCAATTAGCCGATAGAATCATCCATATCGACAAGGGACGTCTGGTTCATATCGAAGAACCGGCACTTGCAAAAAACTCATGTCACTCGTATAACTTGCAGGATTCTTATTTACCGTCTCAATCCGCTCAACCGAATTTCTCGTAA
- a CDS encoding bifunctional N-acetylglucosamine-1-phosphate uridyltransferase/glucosamine-1-phosphate acetyltransferase, translating to MGNTTPLSIIILAAGKGTRMKSLKAKVLHPVFGAPMVHHVLDAANGLQAAHTIVIVGHQKEEVIAALPQYDITPVTQEEQLGTGHAVLIAEDSVPVDVETVMVLCGDTPLIQPDTLIEMYNKHTESGAVLTVMTTMLDNPKNYGRILSDANQRVLGIVEEKDASSEQKKISEINAGIYCVKRKFLFQALKQVGTDNSQGEVYLTDIVAIAVHQDLLVEKYIAPRSGDVLGVNSRVELAQADRELQKRRNEAVMMEGVTLQLPETITISNDSTVGGDSLIEKGVTITKSCTVGEQCLIRQGVILRNCQVGNNVIVGAYSVLEDVTIADDTAVAPYSTSIIAD from the coding sequence ATGGGTAACACAACACCACTATCAATAATCATACTCGCTGCCGGCAAAGGCACCCGGATGAAGTCCTTAAAAGCCAAGGTATTGCACCCTGTCTTCGGGGCACCGATGGTCCACCATGTATTGGATGCAGCCAACGGCTTACAGGCTGCACACACCATTGTCATTGTCGGTCATCAAAAGGAAGAAGTTATTGCAGCTTTGCCACAGTATGATATCACCCCGGTAACCCAAGAAGAGCAACTGGGAACAGGTCATGCCGTTCTGATTGCCGAGGATTCAGTACCCGTTGATGTGGAAACCGTCATGGTTCTTTGCGGCGACACTCCGCTGATACAACCGGATACCCTCATTGAGATGTATAATAAGCATACTGAATCGGGTGCTGTCCTTACGGTGATGACGACCATGCTGGACAATCCCAAAAACTATGGCAGGATTTTGAGTGATGCCAATCAGAGAGTTCTTGGCATAGTCGAAGAAAAAGACGCCTCCAGTGAACAGAAAAAAATCTCTGAGATCAACGCCGGGATCTATTGCGTAAAACGTAAATTTCTCTTTCAGGCCTTAAAACAAGTTGGCACCGATAACAGCCAGGGTGAAGTGTATTTGACCGATATCGTAGCCATTGCTGTGCATCAGGATCTTCTGGTAGAGAAATACATTGCTCCAAGAAGTGGTGACGTTCTTGGCGTCAATTCCCGGGTGGAACTTGCCCAGGCCGACCGTGAGCTACAGAAACGAAGAAACGAGGCTGTCATGATGGAGGGTGTTACACTTCAATTGCCCGAAACTATAACAATATCAAACGACTCAACTGTTGGTGGTGATAGTCTGATCGAAAAAGGTGTCACAATCACCAAATCTTGCACCGTCGGCGAGCAGTGCCTTATCCGTCAGGGAGTTATCTTAAGAAATTGCCAGGTTGGGAACAATGTTATAGTAGGAGCCTATTCGGTTCTTGAAGACGTCACGATTGCAGACGATACAGCAGTGGCGCCCTACTCTACCTCCATTATTGCAGATTAG
- a CDS encoding IMP cyclohydrolase encodes MSDLKKMYSTILGDQFPMEMTISFGDQKLVYKKRTWKITGEDGTIEERGIRYGENPDQEAALYELVNGNLALGDCKYIEAGNGLVSSIAVEDMLQVGKHPGKINLTDIDNGLNILKYLVDKPAAVILKHNNPCGAAYGATMADAFNRANRADRIAAFGGAVVMSRACDLATAELLAGNYLEVVCAPEFEEGTLEILSRRKNLRIIKMDRIDRLSDFEKHRFVDFKSLIDGGIIAQQSAVNSIRSLSDLQPAVSTWKGQEYKCERQPTPQEIDDMIFGWAIEHGVTSNSVLYVKDGCTVGIGTGEQDRVGVAEIAVHKAYIKYADIICFDTHNISYADLVLAISKGEKKIEEKEEIDAKVQADRAGLPGCTMISDAFFPFRDGADVGIKQGITAILQAGGSMRDFETIEACNEADPKVAMMYTGQRSFKH; translated from the coding sequence ATGAGCGACCTGAAAAAAATGTACTCCACCATACTTGGTGATCAGTTCCCGATGGAGATGACCATCAGCTTTGGTGACCAAAAGCTTGTCTACAAAAAACGGACCTGGAAAATCACAGGTGAAGACGGCACCATAGAAGAGCGCGGTATCCGCTACGGTGAAAACCCTGACCAGGAGGCCGCCCTCTATGAGCTGGTGAACGGTAACCTCGCCCTCGGCGACTGCAAATACATTGAGGCCGGCAATGGCCTGGTCTCATCCATCGCTGTTGAGGATATGCTTCAGGTCGGCAAGCACCCTGGCAAAATCAACCTCACCGATATTGATAACGGTTTAAATATTCTCAAATACCTGGTGGATAAACCTGCTGCGGTAATACTCAAGCATAATAATCCATGTGGAGCTGCCTATGGTGCAACAATGGCAGATGCTTTCAACCGCGCAAACCGTGCAGACAGAATTGCCGCCTTCGGCGGAGCTGTGGTTATGAGCCGTGCTTGTGATCTTGCTACAGCCGAACTCCTTGCCGGTAACTACCTTGAAGTTGTCTGTGCCCCTGAGTTTGAAGAGGGAACTCTTGAAATTCTCTCACGCCGCAAGAATCTGCGAATTATCAAGATGGACCGAATTGATCGTCTCAGCGATTTCGAGAAGCACCGTTTTGTAGACTTCAAGAGTCTCATTGATGGTGGCATCATCGCCCAGCAGTCAGCCGTTAATTCAATCCGCTCCTTAAGCGATCTACAGCCTGCCGTTTCCACCTGGAAAGGCCAGGAGTATAAATGTGAACGGCAACCTACCCCGCAGGAAATCGATGATATGATTTTCGGCTGGGCCATTGAGCACGGTGTTACCTCCAACTCTGTTCTTTATGTTAAAGATGGTTGCACCGTCGGCATCGGCACCGGTGAGCAAGATCGGGTTGGTGTGGCTGAAATTGCGGTTCATAAAGCATATATCAAGTATGCGGATATCATCTGTTTCGACACCCACAACATTTCCTATGCTGACCTTGTGCTGGCTATCAGTAAAGGTGAGAAGAAAATCGAAGAAAAAGAAGAGATCGACGCCAAAGTCCAGGCCGATCGAGCCGGTTTGCCTGGTTGCACAATGATCTCGGATGCATTTTTCCCATTCAGGGATGGTGCTGACGTGGGAATCAAGCAAGGCATTACCGCAATTCTCCAGGCAGGTGGTTCCATGCGTGATTTTGAAACCATTGAGGCCTGCAACGAAGCCGATCCCAAAGTGGCGATGATGTATACCGGCCAGCGCTCTTTTAAGCACTGA
- a CDS encoding lasso peptide biosynthesis PqqD family chaperone — protein sequence MTKVFSSDNENLHVVRIQRSEGKLSTELDGETVILDTQTGGYSSLDSIGTIIWNVLEQPVLVKNIIDKILSEYEVEQEECRQDVLDFLADLHDRGLVTVRID from the coding sequence ATGACTAAAGTGTTTTCAAGTGACAATGAAAATCTGCATGTTGTCCGCATTCAGCGTTCGGAAGGAAAACTTTCTACAGAGCTTGATGGTGAAACCGTTATATTGGACACTCAGACAGGAGGCTACAGCTCTCTCGATTCCATAGGTACGATTATCTGGAATGTTCTGGAGCAACCGGTGCTTGTAAAAAACATTATCGATAAAATTCTATCGGAGTATGAGGTGGAGCAGGAGGAGTGCCGGCAAGATGTTCTGGACTTTCTGGCTGACCTTCACGATCGTGGACTGGTAACCGTTCGTATCGATTAA
- a CDS encoding diacylglycerol kinase: MKSNKRGLSRVFAAFFYSMAGIRSGLNHEEAFRQEVLLFLLLLPALYLIPVSIEFKALLFSANCLVLVVELLNSAIESVVDLVSPDYNIYAKRAKDMGSAAVLLSIALSGILWLVALYTVYF, encoded by the coding sequence ATGAAATCCAACAAACGAGGTTTATCTCGCGTCTTTGCAGCATTTTTTTACTCCATGGCAGGAATTCGCTCCGGCCTGAATCATGAAGAGGCTTTCCGTCAGGAAGTTCTTCTGTTTCTGCTGCTGCTGCCTGCTCTTTATCTGATTCCGGTATCAATCGAATTCAAGGCACTTCTCTTCTCAGCAAATTGTCTGGTATTAGTAGTCGAGCTTCTGAATTCCGCCATTGAATCCGTCGTAGATCTGGTCTCCCCGGATTACAACATCTATGCCAAGAGGGCCAAGGATATGGGAAGCGCCGCAGTACTTCTCTCCATCGCCCTTTCGGGAATTCTCTGGTTGGTTGCACTCTATACTGTCTATTTCTAA
- a CDS encoding Gfo/Idh/MocA family protein yields MADNTIRVGIIGTGTHGSRYANHVVNDVEGLVLAATSRRSINGKEQAKEWGATFHDDWRELVSNEEVQAIIAVVPPKINLDIARYCAELGKPLLMEKPLGRNGGEAGEIVAVLEAQKSQLTVGQTLRYNPVIQALQYQLPTMGKLHSFAVNQRIEPSSLAWHDDPDEAGAGVVIHTAVHIFDSLRVITGQKITRVIAAARSFHGKRLEDLVTMLAEFEDGTIGTVDVSKVGNARSGRWEFICQEGQLHGEQIFHRISRIVGAQKTEEEQFKPSPTILHLLTDWRDFLLGKIPNPVSGEDGLYTVKVCDACLRSARTGGWVSL; encoded by the coding sequence ATGGCAGACAACACGATTCGAGTAGGCATTATCGGCACAGGTACGCACGGTTCTCGTTATGCGAACCACGTGGTGAACGATGTGGAGGGGCTCGTTCTTGCGGCAACCAGCCGCCGTTCCATAAACGGAAAAGAACAGGCGAAAGAGTGGGGCGCAACGTTCCATGACGACTGGCGTGAACTTGTGTCCAACGAGGAAGTTCAGGCTATTATTGCTGTAGTTCCTCCCAAAATTAACCTGGATATTGCCAGATATTGTGCTGAGCTTGGTAAACCGCTGCTGATGGAGAAACCGCTGGGGAGAAACGGTGGCGAGGCCGGGGAGATTGTGGCGGTGCTGGAGGCACAAAAATCCCAGCTTACAGTTGGTCAGACACTTCGCTATAACCCTGTCATACAAGCGCTTCAGTACCAGTTACCAACTATGGGTAAACTGCATTCTTTTGCGGTAAACCAACGCATAGAACCATCTTCCCTCGCCTGGCATGATGATCCGGATGAGGCTGGTGCGGGCGTAGTTATACACACCGCAGTCCATATTTTTGATTCCCTGAGAGTTATTACCGGTCAGAAGATTACACGGGTGATTGCAGCAGCAAGGTCTTTCCACGGCAAACGGTTGGAAGACCTGGTAACGATGCTGGCTGAATTCGAAGATGGAACGATCGGTACCGTGGATGTCTCGAAAGTTGGAAATGCCAGGAGCGGACGTTGGGAATTTATCTGTCAGGAAGGCCAGCTCCATGGTGAACAGATTTTTCACCGAATCAGCAGGATCGTTGGAGCCCAAAAGACAGAGGAGGAACAGTTCAAACCTTCGCCCACTATTTTACATCTGCTCACAGACTGGAGGGATTTTTTATTGGGCAAAATCCCGAATCCAGTCTCTGGTGAGGATGGTCTCTATACAGTAAAAGTTTGTGATGCCTGTTTGCGTTCAGCCAGAACAGGAGGGTGGGTTTCACTGTAG
- a CDS encoding polyprenyl synthetase family protein: protein MEKQQLMAAIVAESQTIDTVIGDDIDRLQGTVDPLLTEVLRYGLLQGGKRVRPLLVVLAARICGCNSRDVYSLATAFEYLHAATLFHDDVIDNADTRRGHPSVYKKFGIISAILAGDFLHARSMEIVGKLVGDEGLRVFCGATAGMVDGEFMQLRNASQLNLSELDYYDAIMGKTGVLIAASCEVGAIYGGASPEQRMALRDYGVGLGCAFQMVDDLLDYNGDQVNTGKAVGNDLAEGKMTLPLIIALSRADQADKEELEKIIASPEHREAGFDKVHRLIVKYDGFTETRHRAEEAVAKAVKALEIFGDETASAEKDVLIGLAYYVLSRNK, encoded by the coding sequence ATGGAAAAACAACAACTGATGGCTGCTATTGTGGCTGAATCACAGACCATAGATACGGTCATTGGGGATGACATAGATCGACTGCAGGGCACCGTGGATCCGTTACTTACAGAGGTACTCCGCTATGGCCTGCTCCAGGGCGGCAAACGAGTGCGACCACTGCTTGTTGTTCTTGCTGCAAGGATTTGTGGTTGCAACAGCCGTGACGTCTACTCGTTAGCTACCGCTTTCGAGTATCTGCACGCAGCAACCCTTTTTCACGATGATGTCATTGATAACGCCGATACCAGAAGGGGGCATCCCTCTGTTTATAAAAAATTCGGTATTATTTCTGCCATCCTGGCTGGTGATTTTCTCCATGCCCGTTCCATGGAAATCGTAGGTAAACTGGTCGGTGACGAAGGGCTTCGTGTATTTTGCGGAGCCACTGCCGGAATGGTTGATGGCGAATTCATGCAGCTGCGTAATGCCTCCCAACTGAACCTCAGTGAGCTTGACTATTATGATGCAATCATGGGCAAAACTGGTGTGCTGATTGCTGCGTCCTGTGAGGTTGGAGCAATCTATGGCGGAGCAAGTCCGGAGCAGCGTATGGCTTTGCGTGATTATGGAGTCGGCCTTGGTTGCGCTTTTCAGATGGTTGACGATTTGCTCGATTATAATGGCGATCAGGTCAACACAGGTAAAGCAGTGGGCAACGACCTGGCAGAAGGAAAAATGACCTTGCCGCTTATCATTGCCTTATCAAGAGCCGACCAGGCAGATAAGGAGGAGTTGGAGAAAATTATTGCCTCTCCAGAACATCGCGAAGCCGGGTTCGACAAGGTTCACAGGCTGATTGTGAAGTATGATGGTTTTACTGAAACCAGGCACCGGGCCGAAGAGGCTGTGGCCAAGGCGGTAAAGGCGTTGGAAATCTTTGGGGACGAAACAGCTTCAGCCGAAAAAGATGTTCTCATCGGTCTTGCCTACTATGTTTTGAGTCGTAACAAGTAG